The Pseudomonas sp. G2-4 genome window below encodes:
- the nuoG gene encoding NADH-quinone oxidoreductase subunit NuoG: MATIHVDGKELEVDGADNLLQACLSLGLDIPYFCWHPALGSVGACRQCAVKQYTDENDKRGRIVMSCMTPATDGSWISIDDEEAKVFRASVVEWLMTNHPHDCPVCEEGGHCHLQDMTVMTGHNERRYRFTKRTHQNQQLGPFISHEMNRCIACYRCVRFYKDYAGGTDLGVFGAHDNVYFGRVEDGTLESEFSGNLTEVCPTGVFTDKTHSERYNRKWDMQFSPSICHGCSSGCNISPGERYGELRRIENRFNGSVNQYFLCDRGRFGYGYVNRIDRPRQPLLADGTKLSLDQALDKAAELLRGRNIVGIGSPRASLESNYALRELVGAEHFYSGIEAGELERIRLVLQVLKDSPLPVPTMRDIEDHDAVFVLGEDLTQTAARMALALRQSVKGKAEDMADAMRVQPWLDAAVKNIGQDALNPLFIASLAETKLDDVAEECVHAAPDDLARIGFAVAHALDASAPAVEGLDSEAAALAQRIADALLAAKRPLIIAGTSLGSKALIEAAANIAKALKLREKNGSISLIVPEANSLGLAMLGGESVDAALQAVIDGTADAIVVLENDLYTRTDKARVDAALNAAKVLIVADHQKTATADRAHLVLPAASFAEGDGTLVSQEGRAQRFFQVFDPTYLDASILVHEGWRWLHALRSTLLDQPVDWTQLDHATAACAESNPQLARIVDAAPSASFRIKGLKLAREPLRYSGRTAMRANISVHEPRTSQDTDTAFSFSMEGYSGSTEPRSQVPFAWSPGWNSPQAWNKFQDEVGGHLRAGDPGTRLIESQGDGLSWFASVPRAFNPAPGTWQVVPFHHLFGSEENSSKAAPVQERIPAAYVALAKSEADRLGVNDGALLSLNVGGQTLRLPLRINEELGVGLVALPAGLAGIPPAIFGKTVDGLQEAAQ; encoded by the coding sequence ATGGCCACTATCCACGTAGACGGCAAAGAGCTCGAAGTCGATGGCGCAGACAACCTGTTACAGGCATGTCTGTCCCTGGGCCTCGACATTCCTTATTTCTGCTGGCACCCCGCCCTTGGCAGCGTTGGCGCCTGTCGCCAATGCGCGGTCAAGCAGTACACCGACGAGAACGACAAGCGTGGTCGGATCGTCATGTCCTGCATGACTCCCGCCACCGACGGCAGCTGGATCTCCATCGACGACGAAGAAGCGAAAGTGTTTCGCGCCAGCGTCGTCGAATGGCTGATGACCAACCACCCTCACGACTGCCCGGTCTGTGAGGAAGGCGGCCACTGCCACCTGCAAGACATGACGGTGATGACCGGCCACAACGAGCGCCGTTATCGCTTCACCAAGCGCACCCACCAGAACCAGCAACTGGGCCCGTTCATCTCCCACGAGATGAACCGCTGCATCGCCTGCTACCGTTGCGTGCGCTTCTACAAGGACTACGCCGGCGGCACCGACCTGGGCGTATTCGGTGCCCACGACAACGTGTACTTCGGTCGCGTTGAAGACGGCACCCTCGAAAGCGAGTTCTCCGGCAACCTCACCGAGGTCTGCCCGACCGGTGTGTTCACCGACAAGACCCACTCCGAGCGCTACAACCGCAAGTGGGACATGCAGTTCTCGCCGAGCATCTGCCATGGCTGCTCCAGCGGTTGCAACATCTCCCCCGGCGAACGCTACGGTGAACTGCGTCGCATCGAAAACCGCTTCAACGGCTCGGTGAACCAGTACTTCCTGTGTGACCGTGGCCGTTTCGGCTATGGCTACGTCAACCGCATCGACCGTCCACGCCAGCCGCTGCTGGCCGACGGTACCAAGCTGAGCCTGGACCAGGCCCTGGATAAGGCCGCCGAGCTGCTGCGCGGTCGCAACATCGTCGGCATCGGCTCGCCACGGGCCAGCCTGGAAAGCAACTACGCCCTGCGTGAACTGGTCGGTGCCGAGCACTTCTACAGCGGTATCGAAGCCGGTGAACTGGAGCGCATCCGCCTGGTGCTGCAAGTGCTCAAGGACAGCCCGCTGCCCGTGCCGACGATGCGCGACATCGAAGATCACGACGCGGTGTTCGTCCTTGGCGAAGACCTGACCCAGACAGCCGCCCGCATGGCCCTGGCCTTGCGCCAGTCGGTCAAGGGCAAGGCCGAGGACATGGCCGACGCCATGCGCGTGCAGCCATGGCTCGACGCCGCCGTGAAGAACATCGGCCAGGACGCACTGAACCCGCTGTTCATTGCCAGCCTCGCTGAAACCAAGCTCGACGACGTGGCCGAAGAATGCGTCCACGCCGCCCCTGACGACCTGGCGCGCATCGGTTTTGCCGTGGCCCACGCCCTGGACGCCAGCGCCCCGGCCGTAGAAGGCCTGGACAGCGAAGCAGCCGCCCTCGCCCAACGTATCGCCGATGCCCTGCTGGCCGCCAAGCGCCCACTGATCATCGCCGGCACCTCGTTGGGTTCCAAGGCGCTGATCGAAGCCGCCGCCAACATCGCCAAGGCCTTGAAGCTGCGCGAGAAGAACGGTTCCATCAGCCTGATCGTGCCGGAAGCCAACAGCCTCGGCCTGGCCATGCTCGGCGGTGAATCGGTGGACGCGGCCCTGCAAGCGGTGATCGACGGCACAGCCGACGCCATCGTGGTGCTGGAAAACGACCTGTATACCCGCACCGACAAAGCCCGCGTGGACGCCGCCCTGAACGCCGCGAAAGTGCTGATCGTCGCCGACCATCAGAAAACCGCCACCGCCGACCGCGCCCATCTGGTGCTGCCGGCGGCGAGCTTCGCCGAAGGCGACGGTACGCTGGTCAGCCAGGAAGGCCGCGCCCAGCGCTTCTTCCAGGTGTTCGATCCGACTTACCTGGACGCCAGCATTCTGGTTCACGAAGGCTGGCGCTGGCTGCACGCCCTGCGCTCGACCCTGCTGGACCAGCCGGTGGATTGGACGCAACTGGACCACGCGACTGCCGCCTGCGCCGAAAGCAACCCGCAATTGGCCCGCATCGTCGATGCCGCACCGTCGGCCTCGTTCCGCATCAAAGGCCTGAAACTGGCGCGCGAACCGCTGCGCTACAGCGGCCGCACCGCCATGCGCGCCAACATCAGCGTCCACGAACCGCGCACCTCCCAGGACACGGACACGGCGTTCTCGTTCTCCATGGAAGGCTACTCGGGTTCGACCGAACCGCGTTCCCAGGTGCCGTTCGCCTGGTCGCCGGGCTGGAACTCGCCGCAGGCCTGGAACAAGTTCCAGGACGAAGTCGGCGGTCACCTGCGCGCCGGTGATCCGGGCACCCGCCTGATCGAAAGCCAGGGCGATGGCCTCAGCTGGTTCGCCAGTGTGCCGCGCGCCTTCAACCCGGCACCGGGCACCTGGCAGGTCGTGCCGTTCCATCACCTGTTCGGCAGCGAGGAGAACTCTTCCAAAGCCGCACCCGTGCAGGAACGCATCCCGGCCGCCTACGTGGCGCTGGCCAAGTCCGAAGCCGATCGCCTGGGCGTCAACGATGGTGCCCTGCTGAGCTTGAACGTTGGCGGCCAGACCCTCCGTCTGCCGCTGCGCATCAATGAAGAACTGGGCGTCGGCCTGGTGGCCTTGCCGGCCGGCCTGGCGGGCATTCCGCCGGCGATATTCGGCAAAACCGTCGACGGTCTGCAGGAGGCAGCGCAATGA
- the nuoK gene encoding NADH-quinone oxidoreductase subunit NuoK, with amino-acid sequence MPAIPLEHGLAVAGILFCLGLVGLMVRRNILFVLMSLEVMMNATALAFIVAGARWAQPDGQIMFILVISLAAAEASIGLAILLQLYRRFHTLDIDAASEMRG; translated from the coding sequence ATGCCTGCTATCCCTCTCGAGCATGGTCTGGCGGTTGCCGGCATCCTGTTCTGCCTCGGTCTGGTCGGCCTGATGGTCCGCCGTAACATTCTGTTCGTGCTGATGAGCCTGGAGGTCATGATGAATGCCACCGCCCTGGCCTTCATCGTCGCGGGCGCTCGCTGGGCCCAGCCGGATGGACAGATCATGTTCATCCTGGTGATCAGCCTGGCAGCCGCCGAGGCCAGTATCGGCCTGGCGATTCTGTTGCAGCTGTACCGCCGCTTCCACACTCTCGATATTGACGCTGCCAGCGAGATGCGCGGATGA
- the nuoI gene encoding NADH-quinone oxidoreductase subunit NuoI codes for MFKYIGDIVKGTGTQLRSLVMIFGHGFRKRDTLQYPEEEVYLAPRYRGRIVLTRDPDGEERCVACNLCAVACPVGCISLQKAETEDGRWYPDFFRINFSRCIFCGLCEEACPTTAIQLTPDFEMAEFKRQDLVYEKEDLLISGPGKNPDYNFYRVAGMAIAGKPKGAAQNEAEPINVKSLLP; via the coding sequence ATGTTCAAATATATTGGCGACATCGTTAAGGGTACCGGTACCCAACTGCGAAGCCTGGTCATGATCTTCGGCCATGGCTTTCGCAAGCGCGACACCCTGCAATACCCGGAAGAAGAGGTCTATCTGGCGCCACGCTATCGCGGCCGTATCGTCCTGACCCGCGACCCCGACGGCGAAGAGCGCTGCGTGGCCTGCAACCTGTGCGCCGTGGCATGCCCGGTGGGTTGCATCTCGCTGCAGAAAGCTGAAACCGAAGACGGTCGCTGGTACCCGGACTTCTTCCGCATCAACTTCTCGCGCTGCATTTTCTGCGGCCTCTGCGAGGAAGCGTGCCCGACCACCGCGATCCAGCTCACACCGGATTTCGAAATGGCCGAGTTCAAACGTCAGGACCTGGTGTACGAGAAAGAAGATCTGCTGATTTCCGGTCCCGGTAAAAACCCTGATTACAACTTCTATCGTGTTGCAGGTATGGCCATTGCCGGTAAGCCAAAAGGCGCCGCGCAGAATGAAGCCGAACCGATCAACGTGAAGAGCTTGCTGCCTTAA
- the nuoJ gene encoding NADH-quinone oxidoreductase subunit J — translation MEFAFYFASGIAVVSTLRVVTNTNPVHALLYLIISLIAVAMTFFALGAPFAGALEVIAYAGAIMVLFVFVVMMLNLGPASVQQERTWLKPGIWAGPVILAALLLGELLYVLFAHQSGQAIGHTTVGAKAVGISLFGPYLLAVELASMLLLAAAVTAFHLGRNEAKE, via the coding sequence ATGGAATTCGCTTTCTATTTCGCATCGGGTATCGCGGTGGTGTCCACGCTTCGAGTGGTCACCAACACCAACCCTGTGCACGCCCTGCTCTACCTGATCATTTCGCTGATCGCCGTGGCCATGACCTTTTTCGCCCTCGGCGCACCGTTCGCCGGTGCGCTGGAAGTGATCGCCTACGCCGGCGCCATCATGGTGCTGTTCGTGTTCGTGGTGATGATGCTGAACCTGGGCCCGGCCTCGGTCCAACAGGAACGCACTTGGCTCAAGCCCGGCATCTGGGCAGGACCGGTGATTCTCGCCGCCCTGCTGCTGGGTGAACTGCTGTATGTGCTGTTCGCTCACCAGAGCGGCCAGGCCATCGGCCACACCACCGTAGGTGCCAAGGCCGTGGGCATCAGCCTGTTCGGCCCGTACCTGCTGGCTGTCGAACTCGCCTCGATGCTGCTGCTTGCCGCAGCCGTCACGGCGTTCCATTTGGGCCGTAACGAGGCGAAGGAGTAA
- the nuoH gene encoding NADH-quinone oxidoreductase subunit NuoH, translating into MSWFTPEVIAVILTVLKAIVILLAVVVCGALLSFVERRLLGWWQDRYGPNRVGPFGMFQIAADMIKMFFKEDWTPPFADKVIFTLAPVVAMSALLIAFAIIPITPTWGVADLNIGLLFFFAMAGLSVYAVLFAGWSSNNKFALLGALRASAQTVSYEVFMGLALMGIVIQAGSFNMRDIVEYQAQNLWFIIPQFFGFCTFFVAGVAVTHRHPFDQPEAEQELADGYHIEYAGMKWGMFFVGEYIGIILISALLVTLFFGGWHGPFGILPQLSFVWFALKTAFFIMLFVLLRASIPRPRYDQVMDFSWKFCLPLTLINMLVTAAIVLMNAPAAAVQ; encoded by the coding sequence ATGAGCTGGTTCACCCCCGAAGTGATCGCCGTGATCCTGACGGTTCTCAAGGCCATCGTGATCCTGCTGGCCGTGGTGGTCTGCGGTGCGCTGCTGAGCTTCGTCGAACGTCGCCTGCTGGGCTGGTGGCAGGACCGCTACGGTCCGAACCGCGTCGGCCCGTTCGGCATGTTCCAGATCGCCGCCGACATGATCAAGATGTTCTTCAAGGAAGACTGGACGCCGCCATTTGCCGACAAGGTGATCTTCACTTTGGCACCGGTGGTGGCCATGAGCGCCTTGCTGATCGCCTTCGCGATCATCCCGATCACCCCGACGTGGGGTGTGGCGGACCTGAACATCGGCCTGCTGTTCTTCTTCGCCATGGCCGGCCTGTCGGTGTACGCGGTGTTGTTCGCCGGTTGGTCGAGCAACAACAAGTTCGCTCTGCTGGGCGCCCTGCGGGCCTCGGCCCAGACCGTGTCCTACGAGGTGTTCATGGGCCTGGCGCTCATGGGCATCGTGATCCAGGCTGGCTCGTTCAACATGCGCGACATCGTCGAGTACCAGGCCCAGAACCTGTGGTTCATCATTCCGCAGTTCTTCGGTTTCTGTACCTTCTTCGTCGCCGGCGTGGCCGTGACTCACCGTCACCCCTTCGACCAGCCGGAAGCGGAACAGGAACTGGCCGACGGTTACCACATTGAATATGCCGGCATGAAATGGGGCATGTTCTTCGTCGGTGAGTACATCGGCATCATCCTGATCTCGGCGCTGCTGGTAACGCTGTTCTTCGGTGGCTGGCACGGCCCGTTCGGCATCCTGCCGCAATTGTCCTTCGTCTGGTTCGCCCTGAAGACCGCGTTCTTCATCATGCTGTTCGTCCTGCTGCGCGCCTCAATCCCGCGCCCACGCTACGACCAGGTGATGGACTTCAGCTGGAAGTTCTGCCTGCCGCTGACCCTGATCAACATGCTGGTGACCGCTGCGATCGTTTTGATGAACGCGCCTGCGGCCGCGGTTCAGTGA